Proteins from a single region of Dysosmobacter acutus:
- a CDS encoding carbamoyl phosphate synthase small subunit gives MNKGYLVLADGQVFEGLRFGAETDSVGELVFTTGMCGYLETLTDPSYCGQIVMQTFPLIGNYGVIEQDFEGECAVRGYVVREVCDAPSNFRSQYKLDKFLKDRGVPGLCGLDTRELTRIIREHGVMNAVICSKVPGDLKVVRTYAVKGAVEEVSRTELEVFPAQGEVLRRVALIDYGAKRNIIRELQKRGCEVTALPCTARAEDVLALSADGVMLSNGPGDPADDLFQIEQIRRLLGKVPMFGICLGHQLTALAAGGRTYKLKYGHRGVNQPVKEVNGRRTYITSQNHGYAVDADTVGSGRVSLVNANDGTCEGIDYPELRCFTVQFHPEACSGPKDTSFLFDRFMNLMGGER, from the coding sequence ATGAACAAGGGATATTTGGTGCTTGCCGATGGGCAGGTCTTTGAGGGTCTGCGCTTCGGCGCGGAGACGGACAGCGTGGGGGAGCTGGTGTTCACCACCGGCATGTGCGGCTATCTGGAGACGCTGACCGACCCAAGCTACTGCGGCCAGATCGTCATGCAGACCTTTCCACTGATCGGCAACTACGGCGTCATTGAGCAGGACTTTGAAGGCGAATGCGCCGTCCGGGGCTACGTGGTCCGGGAGGTGTGCGACGCGCCTTCCAACTTCCGCAGCCAGTACAAGTTAGACAAGTTCCTGAAGGACCGGGGTGTGCCGGGCCTGTGCGGTCTGGACACCCGGGAGCTGACCCGCATCATCCGGGAGCACGGCGTGATGAACGCCGTCATCTGCTCCAAGGTCCCCGGAGACCTGAAGGTTGTGCGCACCTATGCCGTGAAGGGCGCGGTGGAGGAGGTCAGCCGCACGGAGCTGGAGGTCTTCCCCGCCCAGGGGGAGGTGCTCCGCCGGGTGGCGCTCATCGACTACGGCGCCAAGCGCAACATCATCCGGGAACTGCAAAAGCGGGGCTGCGAGGTGACTGCCCTGCCCTGCACCGCCCGGGCGGAGGATGTGCTGGCGCTGAGCGCGGACGGCGTGATGCTCTCCAATGGCCCCGGCGACCCGGCCGACGACCTCTTCCAGATCGAGCAGATCCGCCGGCTCCTGGGCAAGGTTCCCATGTTCGGCATCTGCTTGGGCCACCAGCTGACGGCGCTGGCCGCCGGCGGCAGGACCTATAAGCTCAAGTACGGCCACCGGGGTGTCAACCAGCCGGTGAAGGAAGTGAACGGCCGGCGCACCTACATCACCAGCCAGAACCACGGCTATGCCGTGGACGCGGACACGGTGGGCTCCGGGAGGGTCAGCCTTGTGAACGCCAACGACGGCACCTGCGAGGGCATCGACTATCCGGAGCTCAGGTGCTTCACCGTCCAGTTCCACCCGGAGGCCTGCTCCGGGCCAAAGGACACTTCATTCCTCTTCGACCGCTTTATGAATCTGATGGGAGGTGAGCGGTAA